Within Oncorhynchus nerka isolate Pitt River linkage group LG8, Oner_Uvic_2.0, whole genome shotgun sequence, the genomic segment GTCCCTCCTGAAATGTCAGCACGCTGTATAACATATTATTACTGGTTTCTTATCTAGTCTGATACTCCTGAGTACCTATGAAAGGGTAAATTGTTATGACTGTTCTGGCAAACACCACTCACACTGACGCACAcacgttgacacacacacactgacgcacacacgttgacacacacacacacactgacacagatgaATTATGAATGTgaaactgaaataacacataggaATTTTGGAAGATGAATGTAAGTATTGCACAAATGCCCTTTACTCtgtgtacacacatacacacacacacacccttcctacCGTAGAATGACAGAGGAACCCGAACACCACCATGGCGATGGCGGGGATGAGGATGAGTCCGAACACCAGTCCGGCCAGGCAGGCGTTGATCCCAGCGATGACCAGGTTCTGGGCCGTCACCAGCACCGAGCACGCCCAGCAGTCCAGAGAGCCTCGGAGCTCCAGGGGAGCGTCACTACCACCTCCCCCACTCTCAGCTGCAGAGTACGGGGGAGGCACCACCACGCCGGAGGGGGTCACCACAGGAGCGCTGGAGGCCAGAGAGTTGGAGggctggaggtggtggtggtgagggtggTGATGGTTGAGGGGAGAGAGCTCCTCGGAGAGCTCCAGAGCCTGGTGGTGGGCCCCCTTCTCCAGTGTACCGATCACACTCATGGTCAACTAAGGAGGGATTGATGGAGGTTAGCACAGGTTGATATGATGTAAACAACACAATGCAAAGCTATGTATATAATATGGTCCTTGTTTCTCATTCTCGAGTGAACCAGTCTGTACAACATCGCTCTTTGATGTATGCAAATTGAAACGGCACTGTTCTTGCATTGGAAGGACATTTGAAGCCTCTTCCTCTCTTATCTATCTCAAACTTGGTCCCTTGGTCCCCATCCCTCCCTAGATGCATCATAGCTGAGGCTCCATCTTCAAAGGTAGTTCACAGGGAGGTCAGTTAGAGGAGTTATCTGCTAGAGGTAGAGGACGGCAGGCTGCGTGGTGCAATCTATAAACGCTCTCCCGTCTTCTATCAGAGCGGGATGGTTATCTGAATGCCAATTGCCAGATGAGGGTGCACAGAGGATGATGATGGATAAGATGAAGAGGAAGGGTAAGAGATGGATGtgttcatgcgtgtgtgtgtgtgcgtgtttgtgtatgCTTCTGCACATGCCTGGATGTATTTGTTTATCGTTGGGCTGATAAAAGACTGCAGTTCCTGTCTCGTTAGAAGGAGAAAACCTAGAAGCATGGTGTAATGTCATGCCCCTTTGTTCAAGACACTGTAAAGGTTTTTGTATGATTCTTCCAGTATGGTAAAAAAACAACACACAACATCACAATAGACCAAGTTTCAAGGTCCCTTGAATCAGCCATAAGTTACAACTCCTAACTGACATGTCCCATTAACGCTGACAGGatgccgcccccccccccccatgctaaCTAAGCGTTGCCCTAACCAGCCTGAACAATGGACTGAGGTCAGCGGCCAGCCCGCCTTCCAGAAATAACCCCCCAGACCTCGGCACCGCAGACTAGAGGGGCAAAGCCCGGCACTGAACACTGTTTTTTCAAACGTTGTGTATTGAGCAATATTCCACAGGTGCAGGGTACAAGTAATGCCTTAGGAATGATAATGCGTTTTGGTAGTTTTCAAGCACACCCATGAGACTTCTAGCAgcttgaagagggcacgacaacgcctattccccctcaggagactgaaaagatttggcgtgggtcctcagatcctcaaaaagttctacagctgcaccatcgagagcatcctgaccggtcgcatcaccgcctggtatggcaactgcacggcctctgaccgcaaggcacgacAGAGGTTGTTgcgtacggctcagtacatcactggggccaagcttcctaccatccaggacctttataccggGCTGTGCCCAAAAAATTGACAAGAACTCCAGCCACccgagtcatagactgttctctctgctaccaactATTTACATTGTCCCCACCCcccatttttacgctgctgctactctctataCATTATCTGTGCATAATcattttacctctacctacatgtacatattacctcaattacctcgactaacctgtgcccccgcacattgactctgtaccggaaccccctgtatataacctccacattgactgtaccggaaccccctgtatataacctccacattgactctgtaccggaaccccctgtatataacctccacattgactctgtaccggaaccccctgtatataacctccacattgactctgttccggaaccccctgtatataacctccacattgactctgtaccggaaccccctgtatataacctccacattgactctgtaccggaaccccctgtatataacctccacattgactctgtgccgaacccctgtatataacctccacattgactctgtaccggaacccctgtatataacctccacattgactctgtgccggaaCCCCCTGTagataacctccacattgactctgtaccggaaccccctgtagataacctccacattgactctgtaccggaaccctctgtatataacctccacattgactctgtgctggaaccccctgtatataacctccacattgactctgtactggaaccccctgtatataacctccacattgactctgtactggaaccccctgtatataacctccacattgactctgtactggaacccctgtatataacctccacattgactctgtactggaaccccctgtatataacctccacattgactctgtactggaacccctgtatataacctccacattgactctgtactggaaccccctgtatataacctccacattgactctgtactggaacccctgtatataacctccacattgactctgtactggaaccccctgtatataacctccacattgactctgtactggaacccctgtatataacctccacattgactctgtactggaaccccctgtatataacctccacattgactctgtactggaaccccctgtatataacctccacattgactctgtactggaacccctgtatataacctcgctactgttattttattgctgcCCCTTAATTATTTCTTATATTTctatcttttttatttatttattgttcttttttcttaactgcattattggtttaaaggcttgtaagtaagcatttcacggtaaggtcgacactgttgtattcggcgcatgtgacaaagcaGTGAATGCACATACAGCACTTCCACAGGTGTAGGAGACGAAATGAATCGTTGAATGCCTCACATTGGTTTTAGCCGGGACAGGAGGTTTTCCTGACCGCATGATAAACTCCTGTCCGTAGGTAGTGGGTATTTGTGggttaatgtttttttttgtcatgaatcttgttctggaggcagctctgtagagtggtcactagctggcgcAGCCACAAAGTCATCAAATCGGATTTGAAACctgaccttaaccacactgctaaccataatgccaaaccctaaccttaaattaagaccaaaaagcaaatgTTGACTTTGCAACTGGCCTATCTAAAGGAAAATCACTCtattctgcctccaggacaagactcatgacaataaacgtcaacctgctcATTTTCCCACCCTTTACTTTTACCCAACAAACACTCATCACCCTCACCCGACCGTTAACCCGGACCCTAACCACGTTATGGAAGAATCCACTTGAACAGTATTGTTACTGACTCGATAGGTGCTTACTTTACTCTCTACGTCAGTCTCCTATTGTTAGTAAAGTGTTGTTCGGGTGTAAGGTCAGGGGTCCAGGAAGAGGGAGACCTGCTCACCCATTGTGTCACGACTTAAAATAGGCCTACACTTGGCCGCTCCATCTGTTTTACACATCCCATGTGCTTGTTATTCTTTGAAAAATGACGCGTCATTGTTTCTCATAACTCTGGAGGACACTGATATGAATCTGCTATAGAAATGACTGAATCGTGTCCTGTGGTATTTTCAAATGACCTTCGTCTGTAGCTTCATGGCTACTAATACAACACTGAACTACATTCAACCTGGTCCTTGAACGATTCTCATAATGTATTCTCTAATCTAGAACATACTGAAGCAACTCCATTGTCTTCTGACTGGCAGTTGCACACATGTTATTATCGAATGTTATTATGTTGTTATCTATGTTATTTACCTATGCATTTAATTATCAGTGATGGATTGGAATGGTTGTGGTCTAAATAGAATGCTTCAGTTAGTTCAACTCCCTCCCTGGGTCTGTACGGTCTCACTCACATTGACGTGCAGCCTggtagagcctctctctctcttcctcactcttctcttctccttttcgtctctctcctccttctcttctctttctcttcttctctcttctcttctctttctcttcttctcttcttctctcttctccttctcttctctcttctctttctccttctccttctctcttctcttctctttctcgcttctcttctccttctcttcttctcttctccttgaAGTTCCAGTGAaacactctctttctccacttaTTCAAGCAGGTGGACAAGCtttaaatgttctctctctcctgtctttcctcaAATCTCCCCTGCGTTTTGGCTTTGGGTTTTTCCTCTGTATCAGTTCAGATTCCTTCACACTTTCCTTAATGAAGTTGTGACCAGCTCGTGTAGTAGTGGTATGCTGACCTCCTGTAGACTTAATCTCTTGTTGTTTCCTCTCTGCACTGTGAAGGGTCGTCGGTCCGTCAGGGATAAGTCCGTGTCGGTCCCCCTCCCCTATTTCTCAGACTGAAGGGCTTCGTCCTTTCACCTGTTGTTCTCTCCCAGACTGCAGTCGACCTCTCCAGCCTCAGCGTTTTGGGTCTCAGCTCTTTAGAAGTGGCCCAGACCTCTGTACGTCCCTCCGTCAGTCCGTCCcgccttctcctcctattctcacACTTACTACGTTTGATACAACAGCCCCTCTTGAGGAATTAGAGGGATGCCTTTCTCTCTTACTGACTTCTGCctcactcacccccccccctccctttcaTAACTACTACATTGAGTGCTTGTGCCCCcacctcactcctctccctcttaaCTACTATAACCCGTGCCTGTAAagcaccccctctctctgctctctatccctctgttatCTGTGTGCAGCACTCTGTGTTAGGGGTTGGAGCCAGGCTGCTTCTCTGATAACCTGCGGCGTGATTGAGCCTGtggcgagagggggagagagggggagggagagagggagagagggagagagggagaggggagagagggagagagggagagagggagagagggagagaggagggagagagaggagagagggggagaaggagagagggagagaggagagaggagagaggggagagggagagagggggagaaggagagcgggggagggggagagaggggagagaaggagagaggggagagggagagagggggagaaggagagagggggagaaggagagggggagtgtgtaTTTAAAGAGCTGCTGTGTCGCTGTGGTCTAATCAGCAGCCGGGGATGGAGCAGAGGCTGCATAGTACCACTGACATACCCCACCATGTCACTGACAACCCTAGTTGCTTAGACAAATTCATGTAAAGATGGACATTGGCCCGAGCTTTTATTCTTTTACAAAGATAATCTGTAAGGAAAGTGTAACAAGTATTATACTGTACTTACAATGgtagaccctaaccctaaccctaaccctaaccccaaccctaaccctagctccaaccctaaccctagctctaaccctaaccctagctccaaccctaaccctagctctaaccctaaccctagctccaaccCGAATCCcaaccctagctctaaccctaaccctagatccaaccctaaccctaactctaaccctaaccctagctctaaccctaaccctagatccaaccctaaccctaactctaaccctaaccctagctctaaccctaaccctagatccagccctaaccctagctctaaccctaaccctagctctaaccctaaccctagctctaaccctaaccctagatccaaccctaaccctagctctaaccctaactctaaccctaaccctaacccttgctctaaccctaaccctagatctaaccctaaccctagatccaactctaaccctagctctaaccctaactctaaccctaaccctaaccctaactctaaccctaactctaaccctaactctaaccctaactctaaccctaaccctaactctaaccccaaccctaaccctaaccctaaccctaatcccaaccctaaccctaaccctaaccccaaccctaaccctaaccctaaccctaatcccaaccctaaccctaaccctaaccctaaccctaatcccaaccctaaccctaaccctaaccctaaccctaacactaaccctaaccctagctccaaccctaaccctaaccctaaccctaaccctagctccaacccgaatcccaaccctaaccctaatcccaaccctaaccctaaccctagctccaaccctaaccctaaccctaaccctaaccctaaccctagctccaaccctaaccctaaccctaacccgaatcccaaccccaaccctaaccctaactctaaccctagctctaacccgaatcccaaccccaaccctaaccctaactctaaccctaaccctaaccctaactctaaccctagctctaacccgaatcccaaccccaaccccaaccctaaccctaactctaaccctaaacctaaccctaactctaaccctaaccctaaccctaaccctaactctaaccctaaccctaaccctaaccctaa encodes:
- the LOC115133455 gene encoding transmembrane protein 88-like; translated protein: MSVIGTLEKGAHHQALELSEELSPLNHHHPHHHHLQPSNSLASSAPVVTPSGVVVPPPYSAAESGGGGSDAPLELRGSLDCWACSVLVTAQNLVIAGINACLAGLVFGLILIPAIAMVVFGFLCHSTVRPHGTSRYCSDLLNDGGCVALLVVGFLLVTPLLVLALAAYCRLARHLQLGLCFIPYSRAIYKNLPATQHPGLGGGCCGGSGAGGEGEGKGKVWV